A single Vulcanisaeta distributa DSM 14429 DNA region contains:
- the csm3 gene encoding type III-A CRISPR-associated RAMP protein Csm3 yields MAVRQYLSPQLRLVGIFELKFKLINKTGFLIRSLKAREVMGAADVEPVSIYKQYYYKDCKNYKDCQIKVPYIPGSSLKGRARSLLELALGLSLSTTDGKIYYHMRVGEGNKIIHDDPYCPVDNVFGSMSVQPMYYQPSEEGENPYTWLVEKCWAPTRAIFRDMYPSEDYISDLCREKGGCGNITFEDFLEEKSENRIDRVTSAADPRTILRVKPDVEFEGSISFLVFDLDVCRRRECDEHSKLKDLIKDYPARFYLQSLVEALMLVEETYIGGSGSRGYGSIKFKDIELYFHNLAMNEPAPSKIDTFDELTKLRDFIGRIEVFDAIKRSICGAT; encoded by the coding sequence GTGGCTGTGAGGCAGTACCTCTCACCGCAGTTGAGGCTGGTCGGCATCTTCGAGTTAAAGTTTAAACTGATTAACAAGACAGGCTTCCTGATTAGGAGCCTTAAGGCTAGGGAGGTGATGGGCGCGGCTGATGTTGAGCCAGTGTCAATATATAAACAGTATTATTATAAAGATTGCAAGAATTATAAAGATTGCCAGATCAAGGTCCCCTACATACCGGGCAGTTCCCTTAAGGGTAGGGCGAGGTCACTGCTTGAGCTTGCCCTGGGCCTTAGCTTAAGTACCACGGATGGTAAGATATATTACCACATGAGGGTTGGTGAGGGTAATAAGATAATTCACGATGACCCATACTGCCCCGTTGATAACGTGTTCGGTAGCATGTCCGTTCAACCGATGTATTACCAGCCCAGTGAGGAGGGTGAGAATCCATACACATGGCTTGTTGAGAAGTGCTGGGCACCGACCAGGGCTATATTCAGGGACATGTACCCATCGGAGGATTACATCAGTGACCTATGCAGGGAGAAGGGCGGCTGCGGGAATATAACCTTCGAGGACTTCCTCGAGGAGAAGAGCGAGAATAGGATCGATAGGGTTACCAGCGCCGCCGACCCGAGGACTATACTTAGGGTTAAGCCTGATGTTGAGTTTGAGGGGTCTATATCATTCCTGGTATTTGACCTCGACGTGTGTAGGCGTAGAGAGTGTGATGAGCATAGTAAGTTGAAAGACCTTATCAAGGATTACCCAGCCCGCTTCTACCTACAGTCACTGGTCGAGGCCCTGATGCTGGTTGAGGAGACTTACATAGGTGGGTCAGGCAGCAGGGGTTATGGAAGCATCAAGTTTAAGGATATTGAACTATATTTCCACAACCTGGCAATGAACGAGCCTGCACCGAGTAAAATAGACACGTTTGATGAATTGACTAAGCTCAGGGATTTCATAGGTAGGATAGAGGTGTTTGACGCCATTAAGAGGAGCATCTGCGGTGCGACGTGA
- a CDS encoding CRISPR-associated RAMP Csm5 family protein: MRLVINVKTPTFVLSGGRLSIGLDAVASGGRLYVIDLTKLPIEQLVNVKSMDYGQLLNALMNTMSKAPERYSVRSYAIVTNCGGVEVLDHSPEGIPPSEVKGLIRTAYLYWLLARDAQLRESFTRAVSEKLAERPRLNMVSPEAEDDVLTVVMERIHGEERLKAPYRLFKDLAVRQLTKPRPDDYGVYCIHDREDKYRVMAIGLRPGVRLEYEVAIRHPPVTEDVKARLLNYDDIVNAIKEFSREVSSFEGRRGLKVPECGGGVPVRVGFGASRRWKTVINLLEKYSPDLVSRITDYVSSRLNRPWGDATVRLAGNEPIGWVCIEVRQGE; the protein is encoded by the coding sequence ATGAGGCTCGTTATCAATGTTAAGACGCCTACCTTCGTGCTGAGTGGAGGTAGGTTAAGCATAGGTTTAGACGCCGTGGCCAGCGGCGGTAGGCTTTACGTAATTGACTTAACTAAACTACCCATCGAGCAGCTGGTTAACGTTAAGTCGATGGACTATGGGCAGTTGTTAAACGCCCTAATGAACACCATGTCGAAGGCGCCTGAGAGGTACTCCGTGAGGAGCTACGCAATAGTAACCAACTGTGGGGGTGTTGAGGTTCTTGACCATAGCCCTGAGGGGATACCGCCAAGTGAGGTTAAGGGCCTGATCAGGACCGCCTACCTGTATTGGCTATTGGCTAGAGATGCCCAGCTTAGGGAAAGCTTCACCAGGGCCGTTTCAGAGAAGCTGGCTGAGAGGCCTAGGTTAAACATGGTCTCCCCTGAGGCTGAGGATGACGTATTGACGGTGGTTATGGAGAGGATTCACGGTGAGGAGAGGCTCAAGGCGCCATACCGCCTATTCAAGGACCTGGCGGTTAGGCAGTTAACTAAACCTAGGCCGGATGACTACGGAGTCTACTGCATCCATGATAGGGAGGATAAGTATAGGGTTATGGCGATTGGCCTAAGGCCCGGCGTTAGGCTTGAGTACGAGGTGGCTATAAGGCATCCCCCCGTTACCGAGGATGTTAAGGCTAGGTTACTGAACTACGACGATATAGTCAATGCTATTAAGGAGTTTAGCCGCGAGGTCTCATCCTTCGAGGGGAGGAGGGGCCTTAAGGTACCTGAATGTGGGGGTGGTGTACCAGTGAGGGTTGGGTTTGGCGCGAGCAGGAGGTGGAAGACCGTGATTAACCTACTTGAGAAGTATAGCCCAGACCTAGTCTCCAGAATCACGGACTATGTAAGTAGCAGGCTCAATAGGCCATGGGGAGACGCCACGGTTAGGCTGGCCGGTAATGAACCGATCGGGTGGGTTTGCATCGAGGTGAGGCAGGGTGAGTAG
- the csm4 gene encoding type III-A CRISPR-associated RAMP protein Csm4: protein MRINYAVVRFEEPFRVGRTGLMDTLDYVPSDTVYSALENLRHLGISHGIDRASSMYPMAFEVDGEAALTVPMPMDLKIQLLSSIASKYADDPGRAHAVLKRVKKLKYLPLDCLNAPSVEPLLDDDLKVRCGGREFTYRSSYGSSVSIQRNVVGRVLSNADTYRVAAFQPHVNYVLYFTTRDGASLDEARRALELLGKVGVGGERSIGLGHFTVVKVDAIDSLRDSGSHALLLGTALPRSREVYGCVNTMVRGWVCSSPFYVMGPVSVITDGSVVGAEYLDFETLNGPNCVKRLDPLWLWYEARYQC from the coding sequence ATGAGGATCAACTATGCGGTGGTTAGGTTTGAGGAGCCGTTCAGGGTTGGTAGGACTGGCCTGATGGACACCCTCGACTACGTCCCATCGGATACCGTATACTCGGCCCTGGAGAATCTAAGACACCTAGGCATTAGCCACGGCATCGATAGGGCATCGTCAATGTACCCAATGGCCTTTGAAGTGGATGGAGAGGCTGCGTTAACCGTGCCCATGCCCATGGATTTGAAGATTCAGCTACTCTCGTCAATAGCCAGTAAGTACGCGGACGACCCCGGTAGGGCCCACGCCGTCCTGAAGCGGGTTAAGAAGCTGAAGTATCTACCACTCGATTGCCTAAATGCACCCAGCGTGGAGCCCCTCCTTGATGACGACCTTAAGGTTAGGTGCGGGGGGCGTGAATTCACGTACAGGAGCAGCTATGGGAGTAGTGTAAGTATTCAGAGGAATGTTGTTGGTAGAGTGTTGAGCAATGCCGATACCTACAGGGTGGCCGCCTTCCAACCCCACGTCAATTACGTACTCTACTTCACGACTAGGGATGGGGCATCCCTGGATGAGGCCAGGCGGGCCCTTGAGCTACTGGGTAAGGTTGGTGTCGGTGGGGAGAGGAGTATTGGGCTTGGGCACTTCACCGTGGTTAAAGTCGATGCTATCGACAGTCTAAGGGACTCCGGCAGCCACGCGCTGCTGCTCGGCACTGCTCTACCGCGTAGCCGGGAGGTTTACGGCTGCGTGAACACTATGGTTAGGGGTTGGGTGTGCAGCAGCCCATTCTACGTCATGGGCCCAGTCTCCGTAATCACCGACGGTTCAGTGGTTGGTGCCGAGTATCTGGATTTTGAAACGTTGAATGGACCCAACTGCGTTAAGAGGCTTGACCCACTGTGGTTGTGGTATGAGGCTCGTTATCAATGTTAA
- a CDS encoding type III-A CRISPR-associated protein Csm2, translating into MPYGSSRFYSNVVQSFRNGDYDAGLRTLAGYRVYRTTSASFRKIYNMIIPVLDKIISSSDADLRNYSRALFRLNVVIEYQKNRSVIDEDLANGIKQALDDIRNAKDPQQARKLAETLRDSLDAFLAYVIYGIKRGEEEWL; encoded by the coding sequence ATGCCGTACGGGTCTTCTCGCTTCTACTCTAATGTGGTTCAGAGCTTTAGGAACGGTGACTATGATGCAGGGTTAAGGACCTTGGCTGGCTATAGGGTTTATAGGACTACGTCAGCCTCCTTTAGGAAGATCTACAACATGATTATACCGGTCCTGGATAAGATAATATCCTCAAGTGATGCCGATTTGAGGAATTACTCAAGGGCCTTATTTAGACTGAACGTGGTTATTGAGTATCAGAAGAACCGAAGCGTCATTGATGAAGACTTGGCTAATGGGATTAAGCAGGCGCTTGACGATATAAGGAATGCTAAGGATCCGCAGCAGGCCAGGAAGCTTGCCGAAACCCTCAGGGATTCGCTCGACGCATTCCTAGCGTACGTCATTTACGGTATCAAGAGGGGTGAGGAGGAGTGGCTGTGA